A single genomic interval of Stieleria maiorica harbors:
- a CDS encoding CynX/NimT family MFS transporter — MPTPTSQSESSTSQFRDESNSPDLLLLAGILLIAINLRPALSSVGPLVEPIQQSTGLPNSLIGLLTTLPLVAFGIVSTLTPLLTRRLGIGGTLLGAMVLLAIGTAMRSVSSVFTLYLGTLLLGVAIAFGNVLLPSLTKRNFASRGGAVTSLYSATMGLGATIAAGASVPLADGLGWRGSLGSWAVLSLFAAVVWIPQVSRLTRSEPNRSFIRAMKDLGASKLAWQVALFMGLQSLTFYVVLAWLPAILTFRGYTPSFSGWMLSLSQFMGILGSLIIPTIAGAMREQRGVVWFLTIAEAFSLVGMLIAPNGLTVVWVSVIGFVLGGSFGLALLFLVIRSHDAESATELSGMAQSVGYLVAATGPTLFGLIFDYTGAWTWSITMLFLVAALKLAMGLGAGVAKSV; from the coding sequence TTGCCGACTCCAACTTCGCAATCAGAGTCCTCTACCAGCCAATTCCGAGACGAATCGAATTCGCCTGATCTGTTGCTGCTTGCCGGTATTCTGCTGATAGCGATCAACTTGCGACCGGCGCTATCGAGTGTTGGGCCGTTGGTTGAACCGATTCAGCAATCGACGGGGCTGCCAAATTCGTTGATCGGGCTGTTGACGACGCTTCCTTTGGTTGCATTCGGGATCGTTTCCACGTTGACGCCGTTGCTGACCCGTCGCCTCGGGATCGGCGGAACCTTGCTCGGAGCAATGGTCTTATTGGCGATTGGCACCGCAATGCGTTCGGTCTCGTCGGTGTTCACACTCTATCTCGGAACTTTACTGTTGGGGGTTGCGATCGCATTTGGCAATGTCCTGCTGCCAAGTTTGACAAAACGAAACTTCGCGTCACGCGGAGGTGCCGTCACAAGCCTTTACTCCGCGACGATGGGCTTAGGTGCCACGATTGCCGCGGGGGCCAGTGTTCCACTTGCCGATGGGCTGGGGTGGCGTGGGTCCCTTGGCAGTTGGGCTGTTTTGTCACTCTTCGCCGCTGTGGTGTGGATTCCCCAGGTCAGTCGCCTCACTCGCTCGGAGCCCAATCGTAGTTTTATCAGGGCGATGAAGGATCTGGGGGCTTCGAAATTGGCCTGGCAAGTCGCTCTCTTTATGGGCTTGCAATCGCTTACGTTCTACGTAGTGCTGGCGTGGTTGCCCGCGATCTTGACGTTTCGCGGATATACACCGTCGTTTTCCGGTTGGATGCTCTCGCTCTCACAATTCATGGGAATTCTCGGGTCGTTGATCATTCCGACCATCGCCGGCGCGATGCGTGAGCAACGCGGCGTGGTGTGGTTTTTGACCATCGCCGAGGCGTTTTCGCTTGTCGGAATGTTGATTGCTCCCAACGGTCTTACGGTCGTTTGGGTATCGGTAATTGGATTCGTGCTTGGGGGAAGCTTTGGACTCGCATTGTTGTTTCTCGTTATTCGATCACACGATGCAGAATCGGCTACGGAGTTGTCGGGAATGGCGCAGTCGGTCGGGTACCTGGTTGCCGCGACGGGGCCGACACTGTTCGGTCTGATTTTCGACTATACGGGAGCCTGGACGTGGTCCATCACCATGCTATTTCTGGTGGCAGCACTCAAGCTTGCGATGGGATTGGGGGCGGGGGTAGCGAAAAGTGTCTAG
- a CDS encoding MgtC/SapB family protein — protein sequence MNCSGQTLALHARTKLRMAVRRSIICSQEKGHQMPDHVWIDEFTMHCVRLLIAVSLGGALGLERQLRGQWAGVRTHMMVSLGAAIFTIAAVKTAPDDSNEVTRVIQGVAAGIGFLGAGTILKLGPEVQVKGLTTASSIWLAAALGTVAGLGQYALAAASGLISLLVLGLLRPLTKTFFRNSDTSNQSVPHN from the coding sequence GTGAATTGCAGTGGTCAGACACTCGCGTTACATGCGCGGACAAAACTGAGAATGGCGGTACGTCGCTCAATCATTTGTTCTCAAGAAAAAGGCCATCAGATGCCGGATCACGTTTGGATCGATGAATTTACGATGCACTGCGTGCGGCTATTGATCGCCGTATCACTTGGAGGTGCCCTCGGCTTGGAACGCCAATTGCGGGGCCAGTGGGCGGGAGTCCGAACCCACATGATGGTATCATTAGGGGCGGCGATTTTTACGATCGCCGCCGTCAAAACCGCGCCGGACGATTCCAATGAAGTCACACGCGTGATCCAAGGGGTCGCGGCAGGGATTGGATTTCTGGGTGCGGGGACGATTCTCAAGCTTGGCCCTGAGGTGCAGGTGAAGGGGCTGACCACCGCAAGCTCGATATGGTTGGCGGCGGCCCTCGGAACTGTCGCTGGACTGGGCCAATACGCACTGGCAGCGGCCTCCGGTTTGATTTCGCTCCTAGTGCTCGGACTGCTCCGGCCACTTACAAAGACCTTCTTCCGCAACAGCGACACGTCGAACCAGTCCGTTCCCCACAATTGA
- a CDS encoding sensor histidine kinase, producing MADYPLPLMVPEDRVRVAKHLRDASAGSTENNIESRVLHCDGIRLWMAVSWQPLQDDCGNPLGFRASVRDITEKRRLREQLRLHNKHLEQLVQERTARVAELEKHRAKMQQLAALGELAAGVAHEINNPIAGIRNALLLMKRHLPRDIRHYDKFELIDREIDRISGITHHIYQLYRPSQQQPTRFSVRRTVDEVVSLSQPLARKLNVEVVFNLTGKKPCGELESDEVELLEGELKQVLLNLVHIAVQASRAGQTVEVILETRETYLVIDVVDQGQGIAPEHLDHIFDPFFSTKTEKVGQGLGLGLSVKRSLVETMTGSVRVESEINHGTRFTLSLPRPLQDE from the coding sequence ATGGCAGACTATCCGCTGCCACTGATGGTGCCTGAAGACCGTGTTCGAGTGGCCAAGCACTTGCGTGATGCGTCGGCCGGCAGCACGGAAAACAACATAGAATCTCGTGTGTTGCATTGCGACGGCATCAGACTTTGGATGGCCGTCTCGTGGCAACCGCTACAAGATGACTGTGGCAATCCCCTCGGGTTTCGAGCCAGCGTGCGGGACATCACCGAAAAGCGACGGCTTCGCGAACAACTTCGGCTGCACAACAAACATCTGGAACAGCTTGTTCAAGAACGCACCGCTCGTGTCGCCGAGCTAGAAAAACATCGCGCCAAGATGCAGCAGCTCGCGGCACTCGGTGAATTGGCGGCGGGCGTCGCCCACGAGATCAACAATCCAATTGCCGGGATACGAAACGCACTGTTGCTGATGAAGCGTCATCTCCCCCGCGACATTAGGCACTACGACAAATTCGAGTTGATCGATCGAGAAATCGATCGAATTAGCGGCATCACACATCACATATATCAACTCTATCGACCGAGCCAGCAGCAACCGACTCGGTTTTCTGTTCGACGGACGGTGGATGAAGTCGTCTCTCTTTCACAACCATTGGCCCGCAAACTGAATGTGGAAGTGGTTTTCAATCTTACGGGGAAAAAACCGTGCGGCGAACTGGAATCAGACGAAGTCGAGTTGCTGGAAGGAGAGCTGAAGCAGGTCTTACTTAATCTGGTCCACATTGCGGTGCAGGCATCCAGGGCTGGTCAAACGGTGGAAGTGATCCTTGAAACGCGGGAGACATACCTCGTGATCGACGTTGTTGACCAAGGACAGGGAATCGCACCCGAGCACTTGGATCATATTTTCGATCCTTTTTTTAGCACGAAGACCGAGAAGGTCGGCCAAGGGCTGGGGCTGGGGCTATCGGTCAAGCGTAGCTTGGTCGAAACGATGACAGGTTCGGTGCGAGTTGAAAGCGAGATCAACCACGGAACGCGTTTTACACTTTCATTGCCTCGGCCTTTGCAGGATGAATAA